The Oryctolagus cuniculus chromosome 5, mOryCun1.1, whole genome shotgun sequence genome includes a region encoding these proteins:
- the LOC100353786 gene encoding LOW QUALITY PROTEIN: histone H4 (The sequence of the model RefSeq protein was modified relative to this genomic sequence to represent the inferred CDS: deleted 1 base in 1 codon), producing MSGRGKGGKGLGKGGAKRHRKVLCDNIQGITKPAIHRLARSGGVKRISGLAQGLPGECEETRGLLKVFLENVIRDAVTYTEHAKRKTVMAMTDVIYALKHQGPTLYGFGG from the exons ATGTCTGGGCGTGGCAAGGGCGGGAAGGGCCTGGGCAAGGGCGGCGCCAAGCGCCACCGCAAGGTGCTGTGCGACAACATCCAGGGCATCACCAAGCCCGCCATCCACCGCCTGGCCCGGAGCGGCGGCGTCAAGCGCATCTCGGGGCTTGCTCAAGGTCTTCCTGGAGAATGCGAGGAGACCCGCGGCTTGCTCAAGGTCTTCCTGGAGAATGTCATCCGCGACGCCGTCACCTACACGGAGCACGCCAAGCGCAAGACGGTCATGGCCATG ACGGACGTGATTTACGCGCTCAAGCACCAGGGACCCACGCTCTACGGCTTCGGCGGCTGA